A region from the Rheinheimera mangrovi genome encodes:
- a CDS encoding LysR family transcriptional regulator, whose protein sequence is MDVRHLSFRLLQVYVQVVRLASVSAAARLLHLTQPTVSLQLKKLADEVGQPLLEYREGKVHTTYIGDALFQAASDVLSRFDDFSSLLEEAKGGRSGTLSLGIVTTAKYVMPTILGAFDKANPKIEVTLNVGNRAHILNRFAHQDDDLYLFSQPPSGELVQACRIIKNPLQLIAPADHWASRYCAEGGELEFSQLKNERFLMREPGSATRMQFESWLSSQGVELSKTMQIESNEAIRLSVASGLGLAVLSTYTLGQSSEQFKVLKVKGFPLNSHWYLVARKDKRLGAAARRLIQFMAAHLTDCIEAQWVVDEVAQLPQQFFRAAE, encoded by the coding sequence ATGGATGTACGGCATTTAAGTTTCAGGTTATTGCAGGTCTATGTACAAGTGGTGCGACTGGCATCGGTGTCTGCGGCAGCTCGGCTATTGCATTTAACTCAGCCGACAGTATCTTTGCAGCTAAAAAAGCTGGCGGATGAAGTTGGGCAACCACTGCTGGAATACCGGGAGGGCAAAGTTCACACCACTTATATTGGTGATGCGTTGTTTCAGGCCGCGTCTGATGTGCTGAGTCGTTTTGATGATTTTTCATCTTTATTGGAAGAAGCCAAAGGCGGGCGCAGTGGCACTTTGAGTTTAGGTATTGTTACGACAGCCAAATACGTGATGCCCACCATTCTTGGCGCATTTGATAAAGCCAACCCGAAAATTGAAGTGACATTAAATGTAGGCAACAGGGCACATATTCTGAATCGGTTTGCGCATCAGGATGATGATTTATATTTGTTTAGCCAGCCACCAAGCGGCGAGCTGGTACAGGCCTGTCGTATCATCAAAAACCCGCTGCAATTAATAGCCCCAGCGGATCATTGGGCATCGCGTTATTGTGCTGAAGGCGGTGAACTTGAATTTTCCCAGTTAAAAAACGAGCGTTTTCTGATGCGTGAACCGGGATCTGCGACTCGTATGCAGTTTGAATCATGGTTAAGCAGTCAGGGTGTTGAGCTTTCTAAGACCATGCAAATTGAAAGCAATGAAGCGATACGCTTAAGTGTCGCCAGTGGATTGGGGCTGGCGGTGTTGTCAACCTACACACTGGGACAAAGCTCTGAGCAATTTAAGGTATTGAAGGTGAAGGGGTTTCCACTGAATAGCCATTGGTATCTGGTGGCGCGCAAGGACAAAAGATTAGGCGCGGCTGCAAGGCGTTTAATCCAGTTTATGGCGGCCCATTTAACAGACTGCATTGAAGCTCAGTGGGTGGTTGATGAAGTAGCTCAGTTGCCGCAGCAGTTTTTTCGTGCCGCTGAATAG
- a CDS encoding sodium-dependent bicarbonate transport family permease, protein MPDIVIAFFAFGLVAGLLKSDLKVPQSIYETLSILLMLVLGLKGGMALHGQAHSGMVTDLLAVAALGLIIPLLSYPVLRYLIKLSNSDSVSIAAHYGSVSAGTFAVVLALAEKSGLPLLPETTLYLVMLELPAIVIMLGLYGALKGQGKQAHIWREALTSRGVLLLGGGVLIGYLYGPEGLEPIAPALIGGFKTMLALFLLEMGLCTAKVCNPLPIQHWRLMLFAALAPFALGALGLVFGLVLDLPQGSLLVLTTLAASASYIAAPAAVRASIPDANIGLAMLASLGITFPVNVLLAIPVYQHWVELAVGK, encoded by the coding sequence ATGCCTGATATTGTGATTGCGTTTTTTGCCTTTGGCCTTGTTGCAGGCTTATTAAAGTCAGATTTAAAAGTTCCTCAGTCTATTTACGAAACCTTGTCTATTTTGCTGATGCTGGTGCTGGGCCTCAAAGGCGGTATGGCGCTGCATGGCCAGGCTCACAGCGGCATGGTGACAGATCTGCTGGCCGTTGCTGCGTTAGGTTTGATTATTCCGCTGCTGTCTTATCCGGTTTTGCGTTACCTGATTAAACTAAGCAACTCGGATTCGGTCAGTATCGCCGCTCATTATGGTTCAGTCAGTGCAGGTACTTTTGCCGTGGTATTGGCTCTTGCCGAAAAATCAGGTCTGCCTCTACTGCCTGAAACTACGCTTTATCTGGTCATGCTGGAGCTACCGGCCATCGTTATCATGCTGGGTTTATATGGAGCACTCAAAGGTCAGGGCAAACAAGCTCACATCTGGCGTGAAGCCTTAACCAGCCGTGGTGTATTGTTATTAGGTGGCGGCGTATTGATTGGTTATCTGTATGGTCCTGAAGGTTTAGAGCCTATTGCTCCTGCCCTTATTGGTGGCTTCAAAACCATGCTGGCGCTGTTTTTACTGGAAATGGGCCTGTGTACCGCCAAAGTATGTAATCCCCTGCCGATACAGCATTGGCGCCTGATGCTGTTTGCAGCCTTAGCCCCATTTGCTTTAGGTGCTTTAGGTTTGGTTTTTGGTTTAGTACTGGATTTACCCCAGGGTTCGTTACTGGTTCTGACCACTTTAGCTGCCAGTGCTTCTTATATAGCAGCGCCAGCCGCTGTGCGCGCCAGTATCCCGGATGCCAATATAGGCCTGGCCATGCTGGCATCCTTAGGCATCACCTTCCCGGTCAATGTGCTGTTGGCCATCCCTGTGTATCAGCATTGGGTTGAACTTGCGGTTGGAAAATAA